The following coding sequences lie in one Alicyclobacillus curvatus genomic window:
- a CDS encoding InlB B-repeat-containing protein: MRFVLVALTTVVMMCAQFPGEPSQALAAATVTSTVTVGNAPEGLGVDAANGDVYVANQGSNTVSVIDGSTNTVTSTITVGSHPFDVAYDAANGDMYVANELSGTVSVIDGSTNTVTSTITVGGYPVGVAYDAVNGDVYVTNGSISGTVSVIDGSTNTVTNTIPVGNAPFGVAYNAANGDVYVANSGSNTVSVIDGSTNTVTSTIPVGGYPQGVAYDAANGDVYVANYSNNSQAVSVIDGSTNQAMSTIPVGSDPFFVSYGAAYGDVYVTNANSAGTVSVIDGSTNTVTSTITVGSVPTGVAYDVTNGNVYVANGGAGSVSVIVSSQSLSYSGNGATSGSVPNGSNPAYKTAVTVAGNTGNLQRKGYTFAGWNTKADGSGTSYSANSTLTMPATNVTLYAQWTVNTYFLSYDGNGSTSGSVPSGSNPAYNTTVTVAGNTGNLQKTGYTFTGWNTKADGSGTSYSTASTLTMGTSNITLYAQWTVNTYSLSYDGNGSTSGSVPSGSNPTYNTTVTVAGNTGNLQRKGYTFAGWNTKADGSGTSYSTGSTLTIGASNITLYAQWTVNTYSLSYDGNGSTSGSVPSGSNPAYNTTVTVAGNTGNLQKTGYTFAGWNTKADGSGTSYFAGSTLTTGTSNITLYAQWLPNPAGLQHQNVTQTGWTENWTAVSGASSYDVYLNNNKVGTVTQAVYDFTGQQPGTTYQVQVSSVNSSGQASVLSAPDSVTTTVYRPIPPTIITEFFPEPAQVGQAYSGQVRVIGGTIPMKWSITTGTLPPGLTLSNQGVISGTPNSAGSYNFTVKVTDSHDLASSRQLTIVVNGSSTLSIKTATVIPVWHPGRSFKQPLTAVGGNPPYTWSIVKGTLPSGLKLNPSTGVVSGITTRKSPEILTVEVMDATGTTEEKQVVMDSVPISEREIVLATASLFAQNVPAVTGSDSGTQTTYMPIWYVMQLLKPLGITSTWDGTNWRMATASQLDLSNLNAGKGTTTIYLNGTVLQNVNTVAATDPSTGKATTYMPIWYVMQVLQHLGMHSTWDGTTWTMTK, encoded by the coding sequence ATGCGTTTCGTACTTGTAGCCCTGACAACCGTAGTCATGATGTGTGCCCAATTCCCCGGGGAGCCGAGTCAGGCCTTGGCGGCAGCCACGGTAACGAGCACCGTCACGGTTGGCAATGCGCCAGAAGGTTTGGGTGTAGATGCGGCGAACGGTGATGTTTACGTAGCTAACCAAGGCTCTAATACAGTCTCGGTGATTGATGGGAGTACGAACACGGTGACGAGCACCATTACGGTGGGAAGTCATCCGTTTGATGTGGCCTATGATGCGGCGAATGGGGACATGTACGTAGCTAACGAGCTCTCTGGTACGGTGTCCGTGATTGATGGGAGTACGAACACGGTGACAAGCACCATTACGGTCGGTGGTTACCCAGTTGGCGTGGCTTATGATGCGGTGAACGGTGACGTGTACGTGACGAACGGCAGTATCTCCGGTACGGTGTCCGTGATTGATGGGAGTACGAACACGGTGACGAACACCATCCCTGTGGGCAATGCGCCATTTGGCGTAGCTTATAATGCGGCGAACGGTGATGTGTACGTAGCCAATAGCGGATCTAATACGGTGTCCGTGATTGATGGAAGTACGAACACGGTGACGAGTACCATCCCTGTGGGCGGCTATCCACAAGGTGTGGCTTATGATGCGGCGAACGGTGATGTGTACGTAGCTAACTACAGCAACAACTCTCAAGCGGTGTCCGTGATTGATGGGAGTACGAACCAGGCGATGAGTACCATCCCTGTGGGAAGTGACCCATTTTTTGTGTCTTATGGTGCGGCGTATGGTGATGTATACGTGACGAACGCAAATTCTGCTGGTACGGTGTCCGTGATTGATGGGAGTACGAACACGGTGACGAGCACCATTACGGTTGGCAGTGTGCCAACGGGTGTGGCTTATGATGTGACGAACGGTAATGTGTACGTGGCTAATGGCGGAGCTGGTTCCGTTTCCGTGATTGTTTCGTCGCAGTCCCTCAGCTACAGCGGAAACGGTGCCACTAGTGGTAGTGTGCCAAATGGGTCCAATCCAGCTTATAAAACAGCCGTAACGGTAGCTGGCAACACAGGTAATCTGCAGAGGAAAGGCTACACGTTTGCCGGATGGAACACGAAGGCAGATGGCAGTGGGACGAGCTATTCGGCGAACAGCACGTTGACCATGCCAGCAACAAACGTTACCCTGTATGCCCAGTGGACCGTCAACACGTATTTCCTCAGCTACGACGGAAACGGCAGTACCAGTGGTAGTGTGCCAAGCGGATCCAATCCGGCTTATAACACAACGGTAACGGTAGCTGGAAACACAGGCAATTTGCAGAAGACAGGGTACACGTTTACGGGCTGGAACACGAAGGCAGATGGCAGTGGGACTAGCTATTCGACGGCAAGTACATTAACGATGGGTACATCCAACATAACGCTTTACGCCCAGTGGACAGTCAACACGTATTCCCTCAGCTACGACGGAAACGGCAGTACCAGTGGTAGTGTGCCAAGCGGGTCCAATCCAACTTATAACACAACCGTAACGGTAGCTGGCAACACAGGTAATCTGCAGAGGAAAGGCTACACGTTTGCCGGATGGAACACGAAGGCAGATGGCAGTGGGACGAGCTATTCGACGGGAAGTACATTAACGATAGGTGCATCCAACATAACGCTTTACGCCCAGTGGACAGTCAACACGTATTCCCTCAGCTACGACGGAAACGGCAGTACCAGTGGTAGTGTGCCAAGCGGATCCAATCCAGCTTATAACACAACCGTAACGGTAGCTGGCAACACAGGCAATCTGCAGAAGACAGGGTACACGTTTGCGGGCTGGAACACGAAGGCAGATGGTAGTGGGACGAGCTATTTTGCGGGAAGTACCTTAACGACAGGTACATCCAACATAACGCTGTATGCGCAGTGGCTACCAAACCCGGCGGGTCTCCAGCATCAAAATGTCACCCAGACGGGTTGGACTGAGAACTGGACAGCCGTTTCAGGTGCTTCCTCTTATGATGTCTACCTGAACAACAACAAGGTAGGAACGGTCACCCAAGCTGTATATGACTTTACGGGCCAGCAACCGGGGACGACGTATCAGGTTCAGGTGTCATCCGTGAACAGTTCAGGACAGGCAAGCGTATTGTCTGCACCAGATTCTGTGACCACCACAGTGTATAGACCGATTCCTCCAACCATCATTACAGAGTTCTTTCCAGAACCAGCTCAGGTCGGGCAAGCCTACTCAGGTCAGGTAAGAGTAATCGGTGGGACGATTCCGATGAAGTGGTCGATTACCACTGGGACACTGCCTCCAGGACTGACACTGAGTAACCAAGGGGTCATTTCTGGGACACCGAACAGTGCGGGAAGCTATAATTTCACGGTCAAGGTCACGGATAGTCATGACTTGGCCTCGAGCAGGCAATTGACCATTGTTGTCAATGGCTCGTCGACCTTGTCCATCAAGACCGCCACAGTTATTCCAGTGTGGCACCCGGGACGGTCTTTTAAGCAGCCACTGACGGCAGTTGGAGGCAATCCTCCCTACACATGGTCTATCGTCAAGGGAACGTTGCCATCAGGTTTGAAGCTGAATCCGAGCACAGGTGTAGTGAGCGGAATCACTACCCGGAAGAGCCCTGAGATTCTGACTGTGGAAGTTATGGACGCAACGGGCACGACGGAGGAGAAACAAGTTGTGATGGACTCGGTTCCCATCAGCGAACGTGAAATTGTGTTGGCAACAGCGAGCTTATTTGCACAAAATGTCCCTGCGGTCACGGGAAGCGATTCCGGCACACAAACGACGTACATGCCAATCTGGTACGTGATGCAGTTACTTAAACCATTGGGCATCACGAGCACATGGGATGGGACGAACTGGCGCATGGCTACAGCGAGCCAGTTGGACCTGTCGAACCTGAACGCTGGAAAGGGTACAACCACCATCTATCTCAATGGCACCGTGCTACAGAATGTGAACACGGTGGCTGCAACTGACCCATCAACAGGTAAAGCCACAACGTACATGCCCATTTGGTATGTGATGCAAGTTCTCCAGCATTTAGGAATGCACAGTACGTGGGACGGAACTACGTGGACCATGACGAAGTAA
- a CDS encoding InlB B-repeat-containing protein, producing the protein MRVLLGVLVMTSGFSVFTPRVFASTSVPPVRTVNGQQWVEVSTAAQLEYIDENQSSYLNANIMLMNSIDLTGYAWIPLGQLKAPFSGTFNGHGFEVTNVSVSGQFQGAGLFGYSTGTLENTGVAGDITINAVGFSVGVLVGYDTGSITNCYTTGSISATSAGTAGGLVGLQDGGSITNSYSTVRVSGQNVTVGGLVGEAGSTTVLNSYALGQVSDSGNNVFYGGLIGRVTPGLVTDSYYDESTSGLSGAGVGAQSDTAMKQQSTYTNWNFTTTWGWAGNYPYPKLMGQSYPTNLLVTYNSNGGSALPDEVVTYGSAANQPQPPTMTGATFDGWYSDSGLKTPFDFSTPITSVTTLYAKWTCMVSFDSNGGSSVSSETVGTHTDAAQPANPTKAGYLFGGWYSDKGLTTPFNFSTAVTSDTTLYAKWVLPTSDAPPVVNGWVQVSTPIQLVYIDQNQNADIGTAWTTTYLGANIELMNNIDLTGSSRWIPIGGNSVNPFSGTFNGHGFEVQGLTINDTVDSDVGLFGTSSGTVENLGVAASLNGSVGSNGGLMGEQLGGSITDSYVTGSVYGGAGGNGVNGGLTGGLVGTQSGGAITGSYFTGSVSGGAGGNGSAGTSDDYGTQGQSGQAGGNGGWAGGLVGTGSSGSISDSYATGRVTGGPGGVGGDGGVGTTYVLYVLGAPTTLPGVGGNGGNGGSGGFAGGLVGNQSGDSITDSYSTASATGGAAAAGGLAGAGVGSGAMPGFSDGNGGSVGPAGGLVGAQNGGSLSGSFFDLSTAGQSYGVGTNSSAAGATGESDSSMKTAAPFMNAGWDFNNIWDISANSNNGYPNLIPPAVLLTSGSMGTAIGKEITGLTPGDEYVILVSTGGNAISEYVKADGTLSMSPSDAAPLIGTTIAGWANGITCDVQLMLSAPTGLAISGTSSTQATLSWDTVTGATSYDVYEDGSLVATGVTGTSYKANNLTAGLLYKFTIRAVNAIGESVQSSAVSVNTLNNGSIRLTLAGSDVVSGVTDSVTGVVYDVKGTPVPDAIVNLSGTMGTWGKTPVTANSSGAFAAAWTAPMVTVDEAVTVTATVYDTVNGAVYGVTPTTATIHVAPPPSVSTMTLSNATTGSAYGQYLSATGGFSPYIWSVTSGSLPAGLSLDKNTGIISGTPSIAGTSAFAVQVKDSAGYTATKSLSITVNEARPSGNGSSGSGSNGSGSNGPTPPSLPSVMGWQFFGNAGGTMLQNVGNTTINISVPQGAFTTPEKLTLTTGTPVNVTGLIDGLPTRNVAIVFGVNFSGATPSKPVTVTITGLNIPSDGVVYKLTQGGGLIPLKATVSAGKATVSFTSDPDFVVLKVKPNQRVITLTGHANIVPAVVKRDAGTPTTYMPIWYVMQMLHSTGIQSQWNGNTWELWTGANTDLSNVQVGRGNASIYLNGTLVQKVNTTTAVDPSTMKPTTYMPIWYLEQILDRVGLTSTWNGTTWTVAQTNHHSV; encoded by the coding sequence ATGAGAGTTCTTCTAGGCGTGCTTGTCATGACATCAGGATTTTCGGTGTTCACACCGCGTGTGTTCGCTAGCACATCCGTACCACCCGTTAGAACGGTGAATGGACAACAATGGGTAGAGGTGTCCACCGCCGCACAGCTCGAATACATCGACGAGAATCAAAGCAGTTATCTAAATGCCAACATCATGCTGATGAATAGTATTGATTTAACAGGATATGCGTGGATTCCGCTAGGGCAACTGAAAGCTCCGTTTTCAGGTACATTTAATGGCCATGGATTCGAAGTGACGAACGTATCCGTTTCGGGGCAATTCCAAGGCGCCGGATTATTTGGTTATTCCACCGGGACATTGGAAAACACAGGAGTTGCAGGGGATATAACGATAAATGCCGTAGGTTTTTCTGTCGGAGTGCTGGTAGGATATGACACAGGAAGCATCACGAATTGTTATACAACGGGGTCTATCAGTGCTACATCAGCCGGTACCGCTGGCGGCCTCGTTGGGCTCCAAGATGGTGGAAGCATCACGAATTCATACTCCACTGTGCGCGTGAGCGGCCAAAATGTAACTGTCGGTGGTCTTGTGGGAGAGGCTGGCTCTACTACGGTTTTAAATTCCTATGCACTCGGGCAGGTGTCAGACAGCGGAAATAATGTGTTCTACGGAGGACTCATCGGGAGGGTGACACCCGGCCTTGTCACGGATTCTTATTATGACGAAAGTACTTCTGGACTGAGTGGCGCAGGAGTCGGTGCACAGTCGGACACCGCCATGAAACAACAGTCAACCTATACAAACTGGAACTTCACGACCACGTGGGGCTGGGCAGGGAATTATCCGTATCCAAAATTGATGGGTCAAAGCTATCCTACCAACCTTTTAGTTACCTACAACAGTAACGGAGGGTCTGCCCTTCCTGACGAGGTTGTAACATATGGGTCAGCGGCAAATCAGCCACAACCACCAACAATGACAGGTGCCACATTTGATGGTTGGTACAGTGACAGTGGGCTGAAAACGCCATTTGATTTTAGTACACCGATTACGAGTGTCACAACATTGTATGCGAAATGGACCTGCATGGTTTCCTTCGACAGCAACGGAGGTTCCTCTGTGTCCTCGGAGACTGTGGGTACTCATACGGACGCGGCACAGCCTGCTAACCCAACGAAGGCCGGGTATCTATTCGGGGGCTGGTACAGCGACAAGGGACTGACGACACCATTCAACTTCAGTACAGCCGTTACAAGCGACACGACTTTGTACGCCAAGTGGGTATTACCCACCTCAGATGCGCCGCCCGTAGTGAATGGTTGGGTGCAGGTATCAACACCCATTCAACTGGTATACATTGACCAGAACCAGAATGCTGATATAGGAACGGCATGGACCACGACCTATTTGGGCGCCAACATTGAATTAATGAACAACATTGATTTGACTGGCAGCTCGCGCTGGATTCCAATTGGCGGCAATTCAGTGAATCCGTTCAGCGGTACGTTTAATGGGCACGGGTTCGAAGTGCAAGGACTCACTATCAATGACACAGTGGATAGCGATGTAGGATTGTTTGGAACGTCGTCAGGAACGGTTGAAAACCTTGGGGTTGCTGCGAGTCTAAACGGCAGTGTGGGTAGCAACGGAGGCTTGATGGGCGAGCAACTGGGTGGAAGCATCACCGATTCCTACGTCACTGGAAGCGTGTATGGCGGTGCTGGAGGAAATGGCGTTAACGGCGGGTTGACTGGTGGCTTGGTCGGCACACAGTCTGGCGGTGCCATTACGGGTTCTTATTTCACAGGAAGCGTGAGCGGCGGTGCTGGTGGTAATGGCAGCGCCGGTACTAGTGATGATTATGGTACCCAGGGTCAATCAGGGCAGGCTGGAGGCAATGGCGGATGGGCTGGTGGTCTGGTTGGCACCGGGTCTAGCGGTAGTATTTCGGATTCCTATGCCACTGGCCGCGTAACTGGCGGCCCTGGTGGGGTTGGTGGCGATGGGGGAGTTGGTACGACTTACGTATTGTACGTACTAGGTGCTCCTACTACTCTCCCAGGTGTTGGCGGCAACGGTGGCAACGGTGGTAGTGGCGGATTTGCTGGTGGTCTCGTAGGTAACCAGTCTGGCGATAGCATCACGGATTCCTATTCCACAGCAAGTGCGACTGGTGGTGCTGCTGCTGCTGGGGGCTTGGCAGGGGCTGGGGTTGGGTCTGGCGCTATGCCTGGTTTTTCTGATGGCAACGGCGGTAGCGTTGGACCGGCTGGCGGACTGGTAGGAGCTCAGAATGGAGGTAGCCTTAGTGGCTCCTTCTTCGATCTGAGTACGGCAGGTCAAAGTTACGGGGTTGGGACCAATAGTTCGGCAGCTGGCGCGACCGGAGAATCTGATTCTTCTATGAAAACGGCTGCTCCTTTTATGAACGCCGGTTGGGACTTCAACAACATTTGGGATATCTCGGCAAATAGTAACAATGGCTATCCAAATCTTATTCCACCCGCTGTCTTGCTGACGAGCGGATCGATGGGAACAGCGATTGGAAAGGAAATCACGGGACTGACGCCCGGAGATGAGTACGTAATCCTCGTGAGCACGGGAGGAAACGCGATTTCCGAGTACGTGAAGGCGGACGGCACGCTGTCGATGAGTCCTTCCGATGCGGCGCCGCTGATTGGTACGACCATTGCGGGGTGGGCGAATGGCATCACCTGCGATGTACAGTTGATGTTATCTGCTCCGACTGGGCTCGCAATTAGCGGAACCTCGTCCACGCAGGCGACACTGTCGTGGGATACGGTAACTGGCGCCACCAGCTATGACGTTTACGAAGATGGGTCGCTAGTTGCCACAGGCGTGACGGGTACAAGCTATAAGGCGAACAACCTGACAGCGGGTTTACTTTACAAGTTCACGATTCGTGCAGTGAATGCAATAGGAGAGTCGGTTCAGAGCAGCGCAGTGTCGGTTAATACATTGAACAACGGATCGATTAGGCTAACGCTGGCAGGCAGCGATGTAGTAAGCGGCGTGACGGACTCAGTCACGGGTGTCGTGTACGACGTCAAGGGCACACCTGTACCGGATGCGATTGTCAATTTATCGGGCACGATGGGCACTTGGGGCAAAACTCCGGTAACAGCGAACAGTAGTGGGGCGTTTGCTGCGGCATGGACGGCACCGATGGTGACCGTGGACGAGGCCGTTACGGTGACGGCGACTGTATATGACACAGTGAATGGCGCAGTGTACGGGGTGACACCGACAACGGCGACGATTCACGTTGCTCCTCCGCCGAGCGTGAGCACGATGACGCTATCCAATGCGACCACAGGCAGTGCGTATGGGCAGTACCTCAGCGCTACAGGGGGATTCTCGCCTTACATCTGGAGCGTAACATCTGGTTCGCTGCCTGCGGGATTGTCCTTGGATAAGAACACGGGCATCATCAGCGGCACACCGAGCATCGCCGGGACAAGCGCATTTGCAGTGCAGGTGAAAGATTCTGCTGGCTACACGGCGACAAAGAGTTTGTCGATCACGGTGAATGAGGCAAGGCCGTCTGGCAATGGATCGAGTGGTAGCGGATCGAATGGCAGCGGCTCGAATGGACCGACTCCGCCGTCGCTGCCGTCGGTTATGGGATGGCAGTTCTTTGGCAATGCGGGTGGTACAATGCTTCAGAACGTTGGGAACACTACCATCAATATCAGTGTGCCGCAGGGGGCATTTACAACACCGGAGAAATTGACGCTGACCACTGGAACACCAGTGAATGTCACGGGGTTGATTGATGGCTTGCCCACGCGGAACGTGGCGATAGTGTTTGGAGTGAATTTCTCCGGGGCAACACCCTCCAAGCCAGTGACGGTAACCATCACAGGCTTAAACATTCCCTCGGATGGCGTGGTGTACAAGCTGACCCAAGGAGGCGGGCTGATACCACTTAAGGCGACTGTGAGCGCGGGGAAGGCGACGGTGTCGTTCACGTCCGATCCGGACTTTGTAGTTCTCAAGGTGAAACCAAATCAGCGTGTCATTACGCTGACGGGACACGCCAACATCGTGCCAGCGGTGGTGAAGAGAGACGCAGGGACGCCGACAACCTACATGCCGATTTGGTATGTGATGCAGATGTTGCATTCGACAGGCATCCAGAGCCAGTGGAACGGCAATACGTGGGAATTGTGGACGGGCGCAAACACTGATTTGTCGAACGTGCAGGTGGGACGGGGCAACGCGAGCATCTATCTGAATGGAACGCTTGTGCAGAAAGTGAACACGACGACGGCGGTTGACCCTTCGACAATGAAGCCAACTACGTACATGCCGATATGGTACTTGGAGCAGATTCTCGACCGCGTCGGTTTGACGAGTACCTGGAATGGAACAACATGGACGGTAGCTCAGACAAATCACCACAGTGTCTAA
- a CDS encoding LacI family DNA-binding transcriptional regulator: MATIDDVAREAHVSKGTVSNVFSKKRPVSREVSERVLDAARRLDFRPNYLARTLATKKTHIIGLNMFAENMKFSYFHLSLINGVLRSCYHHGYRLLINTITANYNDHLEQMTSDPVDGEIILDPIADDPRLKRLTQRGIPVVVVGRPPSGIQKAVSFVDNDNVETAREVTTCLIGLGHQKILFLNNEQMRTVAEDRVRGYHQAFDDNGLHFDDSFIAYKDPAQTSVDFGYEMLRSYIQAGKAPTAVITDTDKMALGVYRAAAELGLRIPEDISVMAFSDDSVFGPELQPPLSGVRLNAETLGSEAVNMLIERMSDDTRQTKKVFVSSELVIRASCTNCGV; the protein is encoded by the coding sequence TTGGCGACTATCGATGATGTTGCAAGGGAAGCACACGTGTCAAAAGGTACGGTATCGAACGTTTTTAGTAAAAAGCGGCCTGTCAGTCGTGAGGTCTCAGAACGCGTCTTAGACGCCGCACGACGCCTTGATTTTCGACCGAATTATCTGGCGCGCACACTGGCAACAAAGAAGACGCACATCATCGGGCTGAACATGTTTGCCGAGAATATGAAATTCAGCTACTTTCACCTGTCGTTGATAAACGGCGTCTTGCGGAGTTGCTACCATCATGGCTATCGCTTGCTGATTAATACCATCACTGCCAATTACAATGACCATTTGGAGCAGATGACTTCTGACCCTGTAGACGGCGAGATAATCCTCGACCCTATCGCCGATGACCCTCGGTTGAAGCGTCTTACGCAGCGGGGAATCCCTGTGGTCGTAGTGGGGAGACCTCCTTCCGGTATCCAGAAGGCCGTTTCTTTCGTCGATAATGACAACGTCGAAACCGCGAGAGAAGTAACCACTTGCTTAATCGGGCTCGGACATCAAAAGATTTTGTTTCTCAACAATGAACAGATGAGGACGGTTGCGGAGGACAGGGTCAGGGGGTACCATCAGGCGTTTGATGACAACGGCTTACACTTCGACGACTCATTCATTGCTTATAAGGATCCCGCTCAGACGTCTGTTGACTTCGGCTACGAGATGTTAAGGTCGTATATCCAAGCAGGCAAGGCGCCGACCGCCGTCATCACAGACACAGACAAAATGGCCTTAGGTGTGTACCGGGCTGCAGCAGAACTTGGCCTCAGGATTCCAGAGGATATTTCCGTGATGGCCTTTAGTGATGACTCTGTCTTCGGTCCCGAACTCCAGCCGCCTTTAAGCGGCGTGCGTCTCAACGCCGAGACGCTAGGTTCGGAGGCCGTCAATATGCTCATCGAGAGAATGTCGGATGACACACGGCAAACCAAGAAAGTGTTCGTTTCCTCAGAACTTGTCATCAGAGCTTCATGCACCAACTGCGGAGTCTAG
- a CDS encoding extracellular solute-binding protein: MKAWGKVGTLLGVSVLGIATLAGCASANSNGSNSSGSGNPSSSGSSNEPTLTIAEGVIGGKNPQENTAFANAIGKALHCKVQLIQMAGGNYDQKLMTMLASGQKIDVVYTEGSTLAQLAKAGEVTNLQSQIQQSSVLSDPKVVPQYEWNDIKLSSPGGQGIYAVPVKYQGALMAIVRQDWMQQLGLSQPKTLNDYYHIFQTFKQKKGAYGLTLSSLYDIEPFMSSAGVKNGYVMQNGKLTIPYATSAAVPVYAWLHKLYANGLLDPNFVTNSTADERNGLLAGRVGMFVYWDAWVPMLNNLAKTQGAGSSFDAEALPSAVGPNGKSLVSMGDTSVFAIPSNAPDKALAFKFLEWWNTKPGELLGSLGVPGIDYTVKNGVYQLTSIGIAENMDHGDPEPISSYWQNPFPQMQKGYANARQIGVTEGYQPLINANWNNAQKIIWQYGDDAILGKISPAAAVSKMHAQLLSLHYIDQ, encoded by the coding sequence GTGAAGGCATGGGGAAAAGTTGGTACTCTACTCGGCGTGAGTGTGTTGGGTATCGCGACATTAGCTGGGTGCGCTTCGGCAAACAGCAATGGCTCAAACTCGTCCGGTTCTGGAAACCCGAGTTCTTCTGGTTCAAGTAACGAACCCACATTAACCATCGCAGAAGGGGTCATCGGTGGTAAAAACCCGCAAGAAAACACTGCTTTTGCAAACGCCATTGGAAAGGCGCTTCACTGTAAGGTTCAGTTAATCCAAATGGCAGGTGGGAACTATGACCAGAAACTGATGACGATGCTCGCCTCTGGGCAGAAGATTGACGTTGTATACACAGAAGGCAGTACGCTGGCGCAACTCGCCAAGGCGGGAGAAGTTACGAATCTGCAAAGTCAGATTCAACAGTCGTCGGTGCTGAGCGATCCGAAGGTGGTACCGCAGTACGAGTGGAACGATATCAAGCTATCGAGTCCAGGCGGTCAGGGCATCTATGCCGTCCCTGTGAAGTATCAAGGCGCACTGATGGCGATTGTGCGCCAGGACTGGATGCAACAACTCGGACTTTCTCAACCGAAAACACTCAATGATTATTATCATATCTTCCAGACATTTAAACAGAAAAAGGGAGCCTATGGGCTTACTTTATCCTCGCTGTACGACATCGAACCATTTATGAGTTCCGCCGGAGTGAAAAATGGATACGTCATGCAAAACGGAAAACTCACCATTCCATATGCCACCTCCGCAGCTGTTCCAGTGTACGCATGGCTTCACAAGCTATATGCAAACGGACTCCTTGACCCCAACTTTGTCACCAACAGCACAGCAGATGAACGCAACGGGCTGTTGGCTGGGCGTGTCGGCATGTTTGTGTACTGGGACGCTTGGGTTCCGATGTTGAACAATCTGGCGAAGACGCAAGGCGCCGGTTCGTCGTTTGACGCAGAAGCCCTACCGTCTGCGGTGGGTCCGAATGGAAAATCGCTTGTTTCCATGGGTGACACAAGCGTATTTGCCATTCCCTCCAATGCACCCGACAAAGCGCTGGCATTTAAGTTCCTGGAATGGTGGAATACAAAACCTGGCGAGCTTCTCGGATCCCTTGGCGTGCCTGGCATCGACTACACCGTGAAGAACGGGGTGTATCAGTTGACCAGCATCGGGATCGCGGAAAATATGGATCACGGTGACCCGGAACCGATTAGCTCGTATTGGCAGAATCCATTCCCGCAGATGCAAAAAGGCTATGCCAACGCCCGCCAAATCGGGGTGACCGAGGGGTATCAGCCGCTCATCAACGCAAATTGGAACAACGCGCAGAAAATCATCTGGCAATACGGTGATGACGCCATTTTAGGCAAGATATCCCCTGCAGCGGCGGTATCGAAGATGCATGCACAGCTTCTGAGTCTTCATTACATCGACCAATGA
- a CDS encoding sugar ABC transporter permease, producing MRVLHSQKLTTPRPPLATSISKWRRAVPLYVMLLPTVAYFLILTYYPLVHSVFISLQNFNLIGNRPFVGLQNYQAVLSDPNFWAAFRNTLFLGASILIIGFFAPIVIALSLNEVLQQWAKRTLQMVIYIPHLFSWVVVGGLWIQLLNPAGGLVNAVLHAFGVPPVQFMSDPNTARWVIILVSVWKDVGFNCILYLAAIVGINPELYNAARVDGASHWQEVWHITIPSLIRTMQVVGLLSIMGLLRLFDQIYVMRNAVIEPKVDVLMTYVYDQGFTQMNIGQATASALLILVATLLLTLLTRRLVQFEL from the coding sequence ATGAGAGTGCTCCACTCACAGAAACTGACGACACCGCGACCTCCACTTGCCACAAGCATCAGCAAGTGGAGGCGCGCGGTACCTCTATATGTCATGTTGCTACCGACCGTCGCGTACTTTCTCATCCTTACTTACTATCCGCTCGTACACTCTGTGTTCATCAGCTTGCAAAATTTTAACCTGATTGGAAACCGGCCGTTTGTCGGGTTGCAAAACTATCAAGCTGTATTGTCGGATCCGAATTTCTGGGCTGCGTTCCGAAACACCCTGTTTTTGGGTGCGAGTATCCTCATCATCGGTTTCTTTGCACCCATTGTTATCGCGCTGTCACTGAATGAAGTCTTGCAGCAGTGGGCAAAGCGTACGCTGCAGATGGTCATCTACATCCCTCACCTGTTTTCCTGGGTGGTTGTTGGCGGCTTGTGGATTCAGCTTCTCAACCCTGCCGGCGGATTGGTCAATGCCGTGTTGCATGCATTCGGGGTGCCGCCCGTTCAGTTTATGTCCGACCCCAATACGGCAAGATGGGTGATTATCCTTGTTAGCGTATGGAAGGACGTCGGTTTTAACTGCATTCTCTACTTGGCGGCCATTGTTGGCATTAACCCAGAGCTTTACAACGCTGCACGCGTTGATGGCGCAAGTCACTGGCAGGAGGTCTGGCATATCACCATTCCTTCTCTCATCCGGACAATGCAAGTTGTCGGCCTGCTGTCCATTATGGGGCTGCTGCGTCTGTTTGATCAGATATACGTCATGCGAAACGCCGTCATTGAACCGAAAGTGGACGTGTTGATGACGTACGTTTATGACCAAGGCTTTACTCAGATGAACATCGGACAGGCGACGGCGAGCGCACTGCTCATTTTAGTGGCGACTTTGCTGCTCACCTTGTTGACGCGCCGATTGGTGCAGTTCGAGTTGTAA